GTTTTTTTCGCTTTCTGAATCATGCTGAGAATATCGGCCTGTGAGGCGGCCCGCTTGGCGATGGCCTCCTTGAACAGATGGGGGTCGGTTTCGCCCGATCCAAAGCTGGGAAGCCTGTAGCTTTGGGCCTCCATGTCGCGGACGGCATCGGCATAAATGGCCGCCTTGGTCACGGTTTCCTGCTGATCGGGTGCCAGTAATTTCATTCCGCCCATGACATCGATCAGTTCCAGCACGCTATGCATGTGCATGGTAACCACATCACCGCAACCAAAGGGGGTGCCCTTGGTCTGGCGCATGAGGCGCGCGCCATAGTCAATCAGCTTTAACGCCCTGTTTTCCAATAGAATCTTAGAGGAGGAGACCAAGCCGGACATCAGGCCGTTCAGCCGTTCCCGATTTTCGCCGGGGTCTTTTTCCTGGGAAACATGGTGGCTGGCCAAGGTGACCAGATTGATCAGGCGCGTCGAGGCCTCGGCCAGTCGGTTCTTCAAATGCCTCTTTTCGGCCGGTTTGCTCACCCCCGCCAGTTGCGAGGTCAGCGCCTCGATCTCGGCGACGGTGGCATAGGCGCCGTCGATGACGACAGAGGTCTGCTCCTGCTCCTCGTCACCCTTCCAGGAAATCAGGCTATCGCCATTGAATTTGCGGATCATGATCCGGTCGACGCCGGTGATATGCTTGATCAGCCAGTCATAGGCAAACAGCATGAGGGCCTGGGCGGTTTCGGCGCTCTCCAGATGCTCGTCGTTTATCGCATTGATTCTTTTTGCGAATCCGGCATGCGCCGCCAGATGCATGGTGCGCTCGTCATAGTCGAAACTGTTCATGATCTCTTCTTCGTGAGAAAAATGAATGTCGACATAGTCTTTCAGGCCCAGCAAAACGCCGGACACAATATTGTCCGT
The Alphaproteobacteria bacterium genome window above contains:
- a CDS encoding hemerythrin family protein; translation: MSEQQDGDDLIKFEWSKAIETGRQDIDQEHKKIIDYLNDLRDAVSNRDTDNIVSGVLLGLKDYVDIHFSHEEEIMNSFDYDERTMHLAAHAGFAKRINAINDEHLESAETAQALMLFAYDWLIKHITGVDRIMIRKFNGDSLISWKGDEEQEQTSVVIDGAYATVAEIEALTSQLAGVSKPAEKRHLKNRLAEASTRLINLVTLASHHVSQEKDPGENRERLNGLMSGLVSSSKILLENRALKLIDYGARLMRQTKGTPFGCGDVVTMHMHSVLELIDVMGGMKLLAPDQQETVTKAAIYADAVRDMEAQSYRLPSFGSGETDPHLFKEAIAKRAASQADILSMIQKAKKTDNTAKGK